The window ATGTGACATTAGAACCAGCTTTTGAGCAGATGGTTCAAGACTTACGTGAATTTGATCAACGTCCTATTGCTGTTCCCTCAACATTTGTAGGCGAATTACGCCCGTATCAATTAACGGGTTATCGTTGGTTAACGATGTTACAAGATTATGGGTTTGGTGGTATTTTAGCAGATGATATGGGGTTAGGAAAGACGATTCAAACCATCTCTTATTGTTTGCATGTGAAGGAGAAGGAAGCTGAAGCAGAGCCCATTTTAATTATTGCCCCAGCGAGCCTTGTCTATAATTGGAAAAAAGAATTTGAACGTTTTGCCCCAAGTTTGACGATCGCCATTATTAGTGGTGATGCCTTAAGCAGACAGGAGAAGTTAGAGAAGTGGGAACAATTTGATATTGTCTTAACCTCTTATGGTACTTATCGCCAAGATGAAGAACTTTACCGTAAGCGACGCTGTCATACCTTATTTCTAGATGAAGCACAGATGGTTAAAAACACTAATACCAAAACATTCCAAGCAATCAAGCGCGCTAATGCGAGCCATCGTTTTGCTTTAAGTGGGACACCTATTGAGAATAAAGTCGATGAAATTTGGGCAATCTTTTATTTGCTGATGCCAGGGTTACTTCCGTCATTTAAGAAATTTCAGTCCTTAAACACGGAAGATATTCGTCAACTGATTCGCCCGTTTATTCTGAGAAGGACAAAACAAGAAGTATTAACAGAATTACCTGATAAAGTAGAGAATACCATTTATAGTGAATTAACACCGGAACAAAAAGTTGTCTATCTAGCCCAATTAAAAGAAATTCAGGAACAAATGAATGGTATGAACACAGAGCAATTTAGAGAAAATCGTTTTAGTATTTTATCCGGTATTACCCGATTGCGCCAAATTTGCTGTAGCCCTGAATTATTTATGCCAGACTATCAAGGAGAATCAGGCAAGCTAAAACAATTGGAAGCACTGGTAACTTCAGCTTTAGCAAGTGGCCGACGTATGTTAATTTTTTCTCAATTTACGAGTATGCTATCTATTATTGAAGAACGAATGGCACAGATGGGGCAAGAAGTGTTTTATTTACGTGGCAGTACCCCAAGTGCGAAGCGTCAAGAAATGGTGGATGCGTTCAATGCAGGTGAGCATAATATTTTCTTGATTTCACTTAAAGCTGGAGGAACCGGTCTTAACTTAACGGGAGCAGATACAGTGATTTTATATGACTTATGGTGGAATCCTGCGGTGGAAGAACAAGCAACAGGTCGTGCACATCGTATGGGACAAAAAAAAGAAGTCGAAGTATGGCGTTTGGTCGCTGAAGGAACAATTGAAGAAAAAATTGTAAGTCTACAAGCCCAGAAGAAAAGTCTATTTACGGATATCCTGGGGTCAAGTTCAAGTCAGCTAACAGAACAGGATATTAGAGCGTTATTGTTAGAATGATCGTGGACTGCAACGAGACGCTTTGTCATACCTTAATGCTGTGTTTTTTGATATGATAGATTTAATAATATAAAGGAGGCGATGTAGTGTGAAAAAAGTAATGACCGTTTTTGGGACGCGTCCTGAAGCGATTAAAATGAGCCCCTTAGTGAAGGAACTTCAAAGTCGTTCAGAAATTGAAACCATTGTCTGTGTGACGGGTCAACATAAAGAGATGTTACAGCAAGTACTAAACGTGTTTGCTATTCAACCTGATTATGATTTGGAAATCATGAAGCACAATCAAGATTTGTTTGATGTGACCATGAATATTTTAGACCGAATTAAACCTATTCTAGAAAAAGAACAACCAGATGTCGTGTTAGTACATGGTGATACCTCGACAACATTTGCAACTTCATTAGCTTGCTTTTATTTGAGAATTCCTGTAGGGCACGTGGAGGCAGGACTTAGAACGTATAATATTTATTCACCGTTTCCAGAAGAGTTTAACCGTCAAGCGGTTGGATTAGTGGCTGCGTTTAATTTTGCTCCTACTCAACAGGCGAAAGAGAATTTATTACGTGAAGGCAAAGACGAGGCAAGCATTTTTGTGACGGGAAATACCGCGATTGATGCTTTAGAAACTACCGTTAGTCAGACTCACCGTCATGAAATACTAGATTGGGTGGGGGATAGTCGTTTAATTACAATTACAGCCCATCGTCGTGAAAACTTAGGGGAACCGATGCGTCATATGTTTAAAGCAATTCGCCGAGTTGTTGATGAATATCCGGACATTAAAGTCGTGTACCCAATTCATATGAATCCTCAGATCAGAGAACTTGCTGATGAGTTCTTTGGCGATTCTGATCGAATGAGTATTATTGCGCCACTTGAGGTCGTCGATTTTCATAATTTATTGGCGAATAGTTATTTGATCTTGACTGATAGTGGCGGCATTCAAGAAGAGGCGCCTTCATTAGGTAAACCAGTTCTAGTGATGCGTGACACAACTGAACGACCAGAAGGAGTCGCAGCTGGCACGTTGAAATTGGTAGGGACGCAAGAGGCGACTATTTACGAGAGTTTCAAGCAGTTGCTAGATAATAAAGAAGTGTATCAACAGATGTCAGTGGCCGCTAACCCTTACGGTGATGGTACCGCAAGTCGTCAAATTGTTGATATTTTGTTAGAAAAATTAGGCTAAATAAAGGTGGTAGTAGCGAGTGACGTGTCGTTCGCTACTTTTTTATCCACAAAGAAAGAGAGTGTGAATAAGTGTTAAAACGATTTTTTAGCTATTATAAACCGTATAAAAAATTATTTATATTAGATTTTACCTGTGCTATTATTGCAGCTGCTTTGGAGTTAGCATTTCCAGTAGTGGTTAATAATGTGATCGATAACGTCTTACCAAAAGGCAATTGGCGGATGATAATATTGGTCTGTCTGGCATTATTATTCTTCTATATTATTAATACGCTACTACAATTTATTGTCGTGTATTTTGGGCATATGTTAGGGGTTAATATTGAAACAGATATGAGACAACAATTATTTGCCCATTTGCAAAAACAACCTTTTGAGTATTTTGACAATAGTAAGACAGGTAAGTTAATGAGTCGTTTGACTACTGATTTGTTTGAGATTTCTGAAGTAGCCCATCATGGTCCAGAAGATGTTTTTATCACCATTATGACGTTGATTGGGTCATTTGTTTTAATGTTTAGAATACATGCAGGGTTGGCGATTGCAACGTTTGTCTTGATTCCATTCCTAACGATAGCTTTAGTTTTCTTCAATAAGAAGATGACCAAGGTGAACACAGAAATATACAACAGTTTAGGAGAGTTTAACGCAGGGATCGAAGCCAGTGTGAGTGGGATTCGTGTGGTTCAGGCATTTGCTAATGAATCATTTGAAGAAAAACGCTTTGCCGGATTTAACCAAGGGTATCGCAAAGCTAAGTTAGCTTTTTACCGCTTAATGGGAACAAGCTCTTCGTACAATTATTTTATGATTCGTCTAATTAATTTATTTACGCTGATTTTTGGTTCGTATTATATATTAAAAGGAGACATTACTACCGGGCAGTTTGTCGGCTTTATCTTATTAGCTAATATTTTTGTGAAACCAATTGAAAAAGTAAATACTATGATTGAAAGCTACCCTAAAGGAATTGCTGGATTCAAACGCTTTACAGAAGAAATTGATAAAGAACCTGCAATTAAAGATAAAGAAACCGCGGTTGATTTACCTAAAGTTACCGGCCAAATTAACTATCAAGGGGTATCATTTGCTTATAGTGATGGGACGGAAGTGTTGAAAGATATCCATTTGACCATTAATCCGGGTGAAACAATTGCGTTTGTAGGCCCAAGTGGTGCGGGGAAAACAACTTTAACTAATTTAGTGCCTCGTTTTTACGAAATCACAGGAGGATCGCTTCAAATAGATGGGATGGATGTGCGAGATGTCACACTTAACTCTTTAAGAAGCCAAATAGGGATTGTTCAACAAGAAGTGTTCCTGTTTCCCGGTACCATTCGAGAAAATATTGCCTATGGTAAATTAGAGGCGACCGAGGATGAGATTGAAGAAGCGGTTAAATTAGCCCACTTAGAAAAAGTCGTGAACCAAATGCCTGAAGGATTAGATACGGTGATTGGTGAACGAGGAGTAAAATTATCAGGAGGACAAAAGCAACGTGTCGCAATTGCGCGTATGTTCTTGAAAAATCCCCCCATTTTAATTCTAGATGAGGCAACTTCAGCGCTTGATACCGAAACAGAACAAGTCATTCAAGAGTCGTTGTTCTCACTTGCTAAAGGACGAACGACATTAATAATCGCACATCGTTTAGCAACGATTAAATATGCGACACGTATTATTGTCATTAACGAACAAAGCATTGTGGAAGAAGGCACACATGAGGAGTTACTAGCATTAAATGGCGCGTATAAAAAACTACACGACGCGCAATTTGCGTAATTTAGTAAGAATAGGTCACAGATAAGTAATTAGCAGTCTTTTATCATCCGTCCGTTAATTGACTTGATGATGAAAGACTGCTAAACTTTTTTGATGGAAGTAATAGTAGTACGATAGAGGGGAAAAACATGTTAGTAGACGTTGTCGAAATTATCTTAATCTTTTTAATGAGTACGTATGGTGCCATCTTCTTATCGATGGGATTATGGCTGATACAAATGCAAAGAATAAGCAAAAAATTTAATCAAGAGCCAAAAAAATTAGAGGCTTATTTTGATAAACTAACCAAAAGAAACGTTTTTTATAGAATGATGACGAATTATTTAATCGTGATGTTAGTTCTATCTAGCGTGGTAGGTTTAACGATTTGGAAAGACCGTCCGGTATATGCTATCTTTTTATTTGGGTGGGGTGTTTTTCATCTTGTCTATAAATATTGGCAAAAGAAAGATCAATTTTCTATTATAATCGATAAAAAGAAGAAGTAGCCGAGCGTTATAAATAAAGTAACAACCTTCTAAACTTAGATGTATTTCTAATCGTAGAAGGTTGTTTAGCCTGTAATAAAATAATAAATAGTTATTATTTTATTATCAGACACTACTGCTACGTTGCATTAAAACAAGCTATTTTAATAAGAATATGATAGAATATAATCAAGAAGTAATAGAACTGACATAGAAAAATAGACAATTAAGACTTGAGAAGGCCTACGAGAATGAAAAAAGCTGTTTGTGTAACCTTTTTCAATATGCGAAAAAAGGATGAGGCAAATAGCTTTTCTTTCGTACAGAATCAACAAGTCCTTAATACGCTGTCTGTTAATAAAATAAAGAGGTGAAGTTTGTGAGTTCAATAAAAATCATCCCTTTTGGTGGCGTACGTGAAAATGGGAAAAACATGTATGTAGCTGAAATAGAAGAGGATATCTATATTTTAGATTGTGGATTGCAATACCCAGAAAATGGTTTATTAGGAATTGATTCAGTAATTCCCGATTTTTCCTACCTAGTAGAAAATAAAGAGCGTATTGTCGGTGTGTTTTTAACACATGGTCATGCGGATGCGATTGGCGCATTGCCGTATTTATTGGCTTCAGTAGAAGTTCCTGTTTTTGGTTCAGAATTAACCGTAGAATTAGCTAAATTAGCGACAACTGGTTACCCTGGTTCGAAGAAATTTACTGATTTTCATATTGTAAACGAACAAACCGAAATAGATTTTCCAACTAGTACGGTTAGTTTCTTTAGAACAACGCATACAATTCCAGATTCATTAGGGATTGTGTTAGGTTCAACAGAAGGTAGTATTGTATATACAGGTGACTTTAAATTTGATCATAGCGCCATTGATATGTATAAAACCGATTTTGGCCGCTTAGCAGAAATTGGTCAAAAAGGCGTGTTTGCTTTACTAAGTGATTCATCAAATGCTGAAAACCCTGCGCAATTAGTATCTGAAAAACAGATTGCTGAAGAAGTAGAAGACACGGTGAAATATTGGGATGGACGTATTGTCGTAGCAGCAGTTGCTAGCAATATTCAACGTTTACAACAAATTTTCAATGCCGCACATCGAGCAAATCGTAAAGTTGTCTTAACAGGACGCAATATCAACGAAGTCATTCAAGTGGCGATTCGTTTAAATAAATTAACGTTGCCAAGTGATGAGTTAATTATTAAGTATCAAGAAATGAAAAACTATCAACCAGAAGAATTATTGATTTTAGAAACAGGTCGTCATGGCGAGCCTATCAAATCGTTACAACGTATGGCGAATCAACGTGGTCGAGGCATTCAACTGGGTGAAGGTGATTTGGTATACATTACCACAACACCATCAACAGCTATGGAAACAGAGATGGCGAAGACAGAGAATTTAGTTTATCGTGCAGGGGCAACCGTTCGTACGATTTCTGATAATATTAAAGTCTCAGGACATGGTAGTCCAGCTGACTTACAGTTAATGATTAATTTAATGAAACCACGTTATTTTGTTCCTATTCAAGGGGAATATCGTGTGTTAGCAGCACATGCTGATTTAGCCCATGATGTCGGGATGGATTATCGTAATATCTTCTTGACAGGTCGTGGAGATATTATTGAATATGATGGCAAACGCATGCATATGGCAGGTAGCGTGGACGCTCAAAATGTCATGGTCGATGGTATAGGTGTTGGTGATATTGGGAATATCGTCCTACGTGATCGCCGTATCTTATCTGAAGATGGTGTCTTCATTGCGGTAACTACCATTAATCGTAAAACACGTAAAGTAGTAGCTAAACCACAAATTACTACACGAGGATTCGTTTACGTTAAAGATAATCGTGAATTAGTGGAAGAAAGTGCTAAAATCGTTGAGAAAATTGTGGAAGAACAGTTAGTTGATAACGATTTCGAGTGGAGCAAACTAAAACAAGAAATCCGTGATCAATTAAGCCGTTACTTATTTGAACAAACTAAACGACGCCCAGTGATTTTACCAGTGATTATGGAATCAAGTCAGAGAAGAAAATAATAGATTAGAAGAGGTTGGAAAGTAATCCAACTTCTTTTTTTACAAAATGTTGTTCGTAAAATGATTATTATTTTTGATGAGGAGTTTATGAAAGTAGAATATCAATTAACAAAAAAAGAATTTATTCGCATGAATAGTATTTATGCGCGACATATTAATAAAATCAGTAAATATCTTATTTGGTTTTATTATTTGGTGGGCGTAGGATTAATTGTAGATAGTTTGTATAATATCACGATTATTTAGACGGCGTTAACGCTATTTTTTTCTGAAATGTATGGGTATGGACTGATGATGCTTGGAGAACTGCTCTTGGGTGTTTTCTTTCTTGTTGTCGGTTACTATTCTTCTATTTGGACAGCAAAACGTTGGGCTAAAAAGGAAATAAATCAAAAAGCATTTGAAAAACTTGATTTAACTATTTCAGATGAAGGATTTTACATTGCGAATGATCGTAAGGAGTTATCCACTATTAATTGGGAATCGGTTGGAAATATCTATGAAACGAAGGAGTTTTTCTTATTTGAATTTGTTGAGCGTCAAATTAGCACCTTACCCAAACGAGTATTAAGCGCTGAACAACAACAGGCATTAATAGCGCTTATTCAGCAACATTTTTCAGGGGCTATCCAATCTGTGAATAAATAATCATGAAAGGTCACGCTGTTCATTTTTTATAAGGATAGCGAGGCTTTTTTTGTTATAGAAAAATTAGTGAGAATAAGAAATTAAACAATTTTAATTAATCTAAATTGTAAAGGGTTACTTTTAGTGTTTTAGTTTACTTCCTAACTTTTTTAGTTTAATATAGATAACGTTGTGTTAAAAAAATAAAAAAATAAGAATATTATATTTTAATGTTCGGTTTTTAGGAGGAAATAGTATGAAAGACAAGATTCTTTCTTATTTCGAGATTGAGAAGCTAAATACGACAGTGCGTCGTGAAATTTTAGCTGGTTTTACAACGTTTGTGTCAATGGCGTATATTTTATTCGTGAACCCAACGGTATTAGGGGCATCAGGAATGGATGAGGGAGCAGTGTTTACTGCAACAGCATTAGCAAGTGCGTTTGGCTGTATTCTAATGGGATTATTAGCGCGTTACCCAATTGCAACAGCACCTGCGTTAGGAATTAATGCGTTCTTCTCATATACGGTATGTATAGGAATGGGTGTTCCTTGGGAAACAGCTTTGGCGGGCGTATTTGTTGCTTCGTTAATTTTTATTCTAATTACCGTATTTAAATTACGAGAAATGATTATTGATGCGATTCCTGCTGATTTGAAACATGCGATTGGTGGGGGAATTGGATTGTTCATCGCCTTCTTAGGATTAAATGAAGGTGGTATTATTGTAGCAAATGATTCAACATTGGTTGGATTAGGTGATTTAACGGTTGGTACTACATGGTTAACTATTTTTGGTTTGGTAGCAACTGCTGTATTAATGATTCGTAAAATTCCAGGAGCGATTTTTATTGGGATGGCTGCTACAACCTTATTAGGTCTGGGAACAGGGTTAATTGGGGCACCAGAAAAAATTGTGTCCGCTGCACCAAGTTTGAAACCAACGTTCATGGTAGCGTTGAGTCATGTGAAAGATATTAATTCACTACAATTAGTCGTTGTGGTCTTAACTTTCTTATTAGTAACCTTCTTTGATACAGCAGGGACATTAGTTGGTTTAGCTAATCAAGCAGGTTTTATGAAAGATAATAAAATGCCTCGTGTGGGTAAAGCGTTGGCTGCTGATTCAACAGCCATGATGGCAGGTTCATTATTTGGTACGTCTCCAGTAGGTGCGTATGTTGAGTCTTCAGCAGGTATCGCAGTAGGTGGACGTTCTGGATTGACGGCTATTTCAACAGGTATTTTCTTTATATTTGGTTTATTCTTTTCACCACTTTTAGCAGTTGTAACGTCACAAGTGACTGCACCAGCCTTGATCATTGTAGGTGTTTTAATGGCACAAGAATTACGTGATATTGATTGGGGTTCTCTTGAAATTGCGATACCAGCCTTTTTAATTTTAATTGGGATGCCATTAACTTACAGTATTTCTGATGGAATCGCGTTAGGCTTTATCTTCTATCCAATCACAATGATTGCCGCAAAACGTGGTAAAGAAGTGTCACCTATTATGTATGCACTGTTTTTTGTGTTTATAGGATTTATGTGGATATTAAATGTAAATAAATAATGGTAAAGGATTGGTGGCTTAGGCTATCAATCCTTTTTTGTTAACTTAGTTTAACTCCATGTCAATTTCGTTGACAATAAAATAAATTGTGTGATAAGATGTTAATCACTGAAATGTAAACGTGTCAATGAACAAAAGGAGACTATCAATGAATAAAGAAATGATTAAAAATGTTGTTTTAGGTATATCACTAACAGGTAGCATTACATTGTTAATTCAAGCATTATACGCAGGCTCAGCTGCGCGTTTGTTTTTACCAATCTTTTTTGCGGTTGGGTTAGGATTAGGTTTACTAAGATTATTTGTGAATCATAATATAAAAAAAATGAAGGGTAAATCGATCATGACAAAGATTTTATTCTTTGCGGTATTATTAGGTGTAGGTTTACCATTTCAAAGTTGGTTCCGTACCAATGTAATGTTTGCGATGGATCCAGAAGTGATGCCTAGAAGTATCGCGATGATGGTTATGGGCGTGGTTAGTTTGACCGTTTGGACGATGAAATCAAAAAAACAAGAGGCTTAATAAGATGAAGTAACGTTACTCTAATCGAGTAGCGTTTTTTTAATGCTAACTAGGTTGCTTTACATACTAGTGAGGATGTGCTATTCTATAGTTGTAACTAGTATGTAAAACATAATAGCTAGGAAGTAGGAGAGGCCAATGAAAGAAACACAATTATTAAAAGGCGTACTCGATGGTTGTGTATTAGCAATTATTGCGGAAGAGGAAATATATGGCTATGAATTAGTGCAACGTTTAAAAGCTGCGGGATTTCAAACCATTATCGGTGGCACGATTTACCCGCTACTACAAAAATTAGAAAAAAATGGCTTGATTAATGGTGAGATGAAAAAATCACCAGAAGGGCCTGACCGAAAGTATTTTACGATTACAACAGAAGGGCAAGCGTATTTGTCTGGTTTTAAGAATCAGTGGCAAGAATTAGTTGAAAAAGTGGATCGGTTAATGGAAGGAGCAGACGAATATGTCTAAGAACTATCGTGAACAAGCCAATCAATTGGCAGAACAGTTAACGCCCAAAAATAAGGCGTTCTTCGGTAAAATTCAACAGTACTTAGGTTTATCCAGTATTTTTTTGGATGAGGAGAAACTGAATGAACAAATCTATCAAATTGCCGTTGACTTGGTAGAAGCGCAGTCGCATGGTGAAAGAGCAGAAGAATTTTTTGGTCAAGATTCTCAAGCAATTGCTGATGAATTGTTAAAAAATACCCCGCCTTCTAGTTGGAAATCTCGCTTTAAGTTAGTAACATTTATTGTAGCGATTTTTTGGTTAGCCTTTATGATAACGGATTTTGGTGGATCGAAAGTTGCGACCATTAATCCATTGTTTTACGCTATGTCCATTATTATTGTCCCGATATATGTGGGACTATTTATACAGATGACTAAAAAATCGGTGTATCAAAAGGTGAAAAATAAATATCTCGATATGTTCAAGTATGGAATGCTTCCAATGATATTTTTGGGGATTAGTGGTTATATAGCAACTTTTTTACCAAATACTTGGAATTTCACGATTAGTTTTCCATATAATGTGTTGATAATTGGCTTGTTTATCGTGATTATGTTGATTTGTGATATCAGCTCTCGATTTGGTGAGGGATGGCGTGGGTTGTATCGGATAGGAGCGCTAGTTGGGTGCTGTGGATTGGTG is drawn from Vagococcus xieshaowenii and contains these coding sequences:
- the wecB gene encoding non-hydrolyzing UDP-N-acetylglucosamine 2-epimerase, with protein sequence MKKVMTVFGTRPEAIKMSPLVKELQSRSEIETIVCVTGQHKEMLQQVLNVFAIQPDYDLEIMKHNQDLFDVTMNILDRIKPILEKEQPDVVLVHGDTSTTFATSLACFYLRIPVGHVEAGLRTYNIYSPFPEEFNRQAVGLVAAFNFAPTQQAKENLLREGKDEASIFVTGNTAIDALETTVSQTHRHEILDWVGDSRLITITAHRRENLGEPMRHMFKAIRRVVDEYPDIKVVYPIHMNPQIRELADEFFGDSDRMSIIAPLEVVDFHNLLANSYLILTDSGGIQEEAPSLGKPVLVMRDTTERPEGVAAGTLKLVGTQEATIYESFKQLLDNKEVYQQMSVAANPYGDGTASRQIVDILLEKLG
- a CDS encoding ABC transporter ATP-binding protein, with amino-acid sequence MLKRFFSYYKPYKKLFILDFTCAIIAAALELAFPVVVNNVIDNVLPKGNWRMIILVCLALLFFYIINTLLQFIVVYFGHMLGVNIETDMRQQLFAHLQKQPFEYFDNSKTGKLMSRLTTDLFEISEVAHHGPEDVFITIMTLIGSFVLMFRIHAGLAIATFVLIPFLTIALVFFNKKMTKVNTEIYNSLGEFNAGIEASVSGIRVVQAFANESFEEKRFAGFNQGYRKAKLAFYRLMGTSSSYNYFMIRLINLFTLIFGSYYILKGDITTGQFVGFILLANIFVKPIEKVNTMIESYPKGIAGFKRFTEEIDKEPAIKDKETAVDLPKVTGQINYQGVSFAYSDGTEVLKDIHLTINPGETIAFVGPSGAGKTTLTNLVPRFYEITGGSLQIDGMDVRDVTLNSLRSQIGIVQQEVFLFPGTIRENIAYGKLEATEDEIEEAVKLAHLEKVVNQMPEGLDTVIGERGVKLSGGQKQRVAIARMFLKNPPILILDEATSALDTETEQVIQESLFSLAKGRTTLIIAHRLATIKYATRIIVINEQSIVEEGTHEELLALNGAYKKLHDAQFA
- a CDS encoding ribonuclease J — its product is MSSIKIIPFGGVRENGKNMYVAEIEEDIYILDCGLQYPENGLLGIDSVIPDFSYLVENKERIVGVFLTHGHADAIGALPYLLASVEVPVFGSELTVELAKLATTGYPGSKKFTDFHIVNEQTEIDFPTSTVSFFRTTHTIPDSLGIVLGSTEGSIVYTGDFKFDHSAIDMYKTDFGRLAEIGQKGVFALLSDSSNAENPAQLVSEKQIAEEVEDTVKYWDGRIVVAAVASNIQRLQQIFNAAHRANRKVVLTGRNINEVIQVAIRLNKLTLPSDELIIKYQEMKNYQPEELLILETGRHGEPIKSLQRMANQRGRGIQLGEGDLVYITTTPSTAMETEMAKTENLVYRAGATVRTISDNIKVSGHGSPADLQLMINLMKPRYFVPIQGEYRVLAAHADLAHDVGMDYRNIFLTGRGDIIEYDGKRMHMAGSVDAQNVMVDGIGVGDIGNIVLRDRRILSEDGVFIAVTTINRKTRKVVAKPQITTRGFVYVKDNRELVEESAKIVEKIVEEQLVDNDFEWSKLKQEIRDQLSRYLFEQTKRRPVILPVIMESSQRRK
- a CDS encoding YcxB family protein → MGVFFLVVGYYSSIWTAKRWAKKEINQKAFEKLDLTISDEGFYIANDRKELSTINWESVGNIYETKEFFLFEFVERQISTLPKRVLSAEQQQALIALIQQHFSGAIQSVNK
- a CDS encoding NCS2 family permease; this encodes MKDKILSYFEIEKLNTTVRREILAGFTTFVSMAYILFVNPTVLGASGMDEGAVFTATALASAFGCILMGLLARYPIATAPALGINAFFSYTVCIGMGVPWETALAGVFVASLIFILITVFKLREMIIDAIPADLKHAIGGGIGLFIAFLGLNEGGIIVANDSTLVGLGDLTVGTTWLTIFGLVATAVLMIRKIPGAIFIGMAATTLLGLGTGLIGAPEKIVSAAPSLKPTFMVALSHVKDINSLQLVVVVLTFLLVTFFDTAGTLVGLANQAGFMKDNKMPRVGKALAADSTAMMAGSLFGTSPVGAYVESSAGIAVGGRSGLTAISTGIFFIFGLFFSPLLAVVTSQVTAPALIIVGVLMAQELRDIDWGSLEIAIPAFLILIGMPLTYSISDGIALGFIFYPITMIAAKRGKEVSPIMYALFFVFIGFMWILNVNK
- a CDS encoding PadR family transcriptional regulator; the protein is MKETQLLKGVLDGCVLAIIAEEEIYGYELVQRLKAAGFQTIIGGTIYPLLQKLEKNGLINGEMKKSPEGPDRKYFTITTEGQAYLSGFKNQWQELVEKVDRLMEGADEYV
- a CDS encoding DUF1129 family protein, whose translation is MSKNYREQANQLAEQLTPKNKAFFGKIQQYLGLSSIFLDEEKLNEQIYQIAVDLVEAQSHGERAEEFFGQDSQAIADELLKNTPPSSWKSRFKLVTFIVAIFWLAFMITDFGGSKVATINPLFYAMSIIIVPIYVGLFIQMTKKSVYQKVKNKYLDMFKYGMLPMIFLGISGYIATFLPNTWNFTISFPYNVLIIGLFIVIMLICDISSRFGEGWRGLYRIGALVGCCGLVQQALYYFTNWSEEKITLIGLALIGVIVVGVVKYLEKKEAR